One window from the genome of Calderihabitans maritimus encodes:
- a CDS encoding AAA family ATPase, whose translation MNLFDYGREKFMMSQAPLALRMRPRTLEEFVGQQDIVGPGRMLRRAIEADQLSSLIFYGPPGCGKTALAQVIAKTSAARFIQVNAVTAGVKELRQIIDEAREQLGMYQRKTIVFIDEIHRFNKAQQDALLPSVEEGIIILIGATTENPYFEVNKALLSRSRVFEFKPLKDEEIALLLRRAMEDKKRGLGSYRFEVDPDAFKHLVHMAAGDARIALNALELAVLTTPPGDDGVRRITLQVAEDCIQKRAVRYDRAGDEHYDVVSAFIKSLRGSDPDAAVHWLARMIYAGEDPRFIARRMIILAAEDIGLADPMALVVANAAAQAVEYVGMPEARLPLTEAALYLACAPKSNAVIKAIDRALDDLAKKPVGEVPVHLRDAHYKGAAELGRGRGYKYPHDYPGNYVEQQYLPDELKGVTYYHPSSNGREAEYRERLMYKKEEKHKKLNKT comes from the coding sequence TTGAATCTCTTTGATTACGGTCGGGAAAAATTTATGATGAGCCAAGCCCCCTTGGCGTTGCGCATGCGACCCCGTACCCTAGAGGAATTTGTGGGACAGCAAGATATTGTAGGCCCAGGAAGAATGTTGCGCCGGGCTATAGAAGCAGATCAACTTTCGTCTTTAATATTTTATGGACCTCCTGGTTGCGGGAAAACAGCTCTTGCTCAGGTGATTGCCAAAACCAGTGCTGCCCGTTTTATTCAAGTTAATGCGGTTACGGCGGGAGTCAAGGAACTGAGACAGATAATAGATGAGGCGCGAGAACAACTGGGTATGTATCAGCGCAAAACTATCGTTTTCATCGATGAAATTCACCGTTTTAATAAGGCGCAACAGGATGCTTTGCTCCCTTCGGTGGAAGAAGGTATCATTATCTTGATCGGTGCCACTACCGAAAACCCTTATTTTGAGGTCAATAAAGCGCTGCTGTCCCGTTCCCGGGTATTTGAATTCAAGCCTTTAAAGGATGAGGAAATTGCTTTATTACTCCGACGGGCTATGGAGGATAAAAAGCGGGGATTGGGTTCCTACCGCTTTGAAGTAGATCCGGATGCTTTTAAACACCTGGTACACATGGCGGCAGGAGATGCTCGAATTGCCCTTAACGCCCTGGAGTTGGCAGTTTTGACTACTCCTCCGGGCGATGACGGGGTGCGACGTATTACCCTGCAAGTCGCCGAGGACTGTATTCAGAAGCGGGCGGTGCGTTATGACCGGGCCGGGGACGAACACTATGATGTGGTCTCGGCTTTTATCAAGAGTCTTCGGGGTTCAGACCCGGATGCAGCCGTTCACTGGCTGGCCCGCATGATTTACGCGGGGGAAGATCCCCGGTTTATAGCTCGGCGTATGATAATTCTGGCGGCAGAGGATATTGGGTTGGCCGATCCCATGGCTTTAGTAGTGGCCAACGCCGCCGCCCAGGCCGTAGAATATGTAGGCATGCCGGAGGCACGGCTGCCGCTGACTGAGGCTGCTTTATATTTAGCCTGCGCGCCTAAATCTAATGCCGTAATAAAAGCTATAGACAGAGCTTTAGACGACCTGGCCAAAAAGCCGGTGGGCGAAGTTCCTGTTCATCTTAGAGATGCTCATTACAAGGGAGCAGCAGAGCTGGGCCGTGGTCGCGGGTATAAGTACCCCCATGATTATCCGGGAAATTACGTGGAGCAGCAGTACCTGCCGGACGAATTAAAAGGGGTCACTTACTATCACCCTTCTTCCAATGGCCGCGAAGCTGAATACAGAGAGCGTTTGATGTATAAAAAAGAAGAAAAACACAAAAAATTAAATAAAACATAG
- the trxA gene encoding thioredoxin — translation MAGNQVLSLTDANFKSEVLQADQPVMVDFWAAWCGPCRMIAPVVEQIADDYAGRLKVGKLNVDENGATAAEYGIMSIPTLLFFKNGEVVERVVGYKTKEELSQVVEKVLG, via the coding sequence ATGGCAGGTAACCAAGTTCTTTCTCTTACGGATGCAAACTTTAAAAGTGAGGTTTTACAGGCTGACCAACCGGTTATGGTTGACTTCTGGGCCGCCTGGTGCGGACCATGTCGCATGATTGCTCCGGTGGTGGAACAAATAGCTGATGATTATGCAGGCAGACTCAAGGTAGGTAAACTGAATGTGGATGAAAACGGTGCTACAGCAGCCGAATATGGTATCATGAGTATTCCGACATTACTGTTCTTCAAGAACGGTGAAGTAGTTGAGCGGGTAGTGGGATATAAAACCAAGGAAGAACTGAGCCAGGTAGTAGAAAAAGTTTTGGGCTAA
- a CDS encoding metal-sensitive transcriptional regulator, producing MASYAESKEELLKRLRKIEGQVKGIQRMIEEDKYCVDILIQIAAVRAAINKVGTIIFEHHTRGCLKSAIQNNNLDEMIEELINVLIKFTK from the coding sequence ATGGCGTCCTATGCAGAATCTAAAGAAGAATTATTGAAGCGATTGCGAAAAATTGAAGGTCAGGTAAAAGGTATTCAACGGATGATTGAAGAAGATAAGTACTGTGTCGATATTTTAATTCAGATTGCAGCAGTGCGGGCGGCGATAAATAAAGTTGGTACCATTATTTTTGAACATCATACTCGAGGTTGTCTTAAGTCGGCCATCCAGAACAATAATCTGGATGAGATGATTGAAGAATTAATTAATGTCCTGATTAAGTTCACCAAGTAG
- the aspS gene encoding aspartate--tRNA ligase: MVETMRGLKRTHNCGELRANHAGQEVILMGWVHKRRDHGGLIFIDLRDRSGLVQVVFSPEVDKTSFVKAQRVRGEYVLAVRGTVRIRPEGTVNENLATGEIEVYAEELRILNSAKTPPFYIEENVEVDETVRLKYRYLDLRRPDMQQVLILRHRVTKAIRDFLSERGFLEIETPMLTKSTPEGARDYLVPSRVHPGEFFALPQSPQIFKQILMVAGMEKYFQIVRCFRDEDLRADRQPEFTQLDMEMSFVDREDILSLTEELMAYVFWETLGIKLEIPFPRLTYQEAMERFGSDKPDVRFGLELTDVSDLMQDVEFKVFADVIRKGGQVKGINAKGCASYSRKDIDDLTKFVAVYGAKGLAWMAIREDGIKSPIAKFFKEEQLVAIRERMAGEPGDLLLFVADRPAVVADALGHLRLELAKRLQLVDPEELKFVWVIDFPLLEYDEKEKRYVAIHHPFTSPVEEDVERLEAEPEKIRAQAYDLVLNGTELGGGSIRIHRRDIQERLFRVLGLSEEEVHEKFGFMLEAFEYGTPPHGGIAFGLDRLVMLMARKESIRDVIAFPKTQSATDLMTQAPSPVSPRQLKELHIKLDVVAKK; the protein is encoded by the coding sequence ATGGTAGAAACAATGAGAGGTCTAAAAAGGACCCATAACTGTGGAGAATTACGAGCCAATCACGCGGGCCAGGAAGTTATTTTGATGGGATGGGTTCATAAACGCCGGGATCACGGGGGACTTATTTTTATCGATTTGCGAGACCGTTCCGGTTTGGTTCAGGTGGTGTTTAGCCCGGAAGTAGATAAAACTTCTTTTGTTAAAGCGCAGAGAGTTAGGGGAGAATACGTATTGGCCGTACGAGGAACGGTACGTATTAGGCCCGAAGGTACGGTGAATGAAAACCTGGCTACCGGCGAAATAGAGGTTTATGCTGAGGAACTGCGAATATTAAATTCGGCCAAAACACCACCTTTTTACATTGAAGAAAATGTGGAAGTTGACGAAACAGTTCGTTTGAAATACCGATATCTGGACTTGAGAAGACCCGATATGCAGCAAGTCTTAATACTGAGGCACAGGGTTACCAAAGCCATCCGGGATTTTCTTTCGGAACGGGGTTTTCTTGAAATAGAGACTCCTATGTTGACCAAAAGTACTCCGGAAGGTGCGCGGGATTACCTTGTTCCCAGTCGGGTTCATCCCGGCGAATTCTTTGCCTTACCCCAGTCACCGCAGATCTTTAAACAGATACTTATGGTGGCAGGTATGGAAAAGTACTTTCAAATTGTCCGGTGTTTCAGGGACGAAGACCTTAGAGCGGACCGGCAGCCGGAGTTTACCCAACTGGATATGGAAATGTCCTTTGTAGACCGGGAAGACATTCTTTCCCTTACGGAAGAACTTATGGCTTATGTTTTCTGGGAAACCCTGGGTATAAAGCTGGAAATACCGTTCCCGCGGCTTACCTACCAGGAAGCTATGGAACGTTTTGGCTCTGATAAGCCGGATGTTCGTTTCGGCTTAGAACTGACGGACGTATCGGATTTGATGCAGGATGTGGAGTTTAAAGTTTTTGCCGATGTCATCAGAAAAGGTGGACAGGTCAAAGGAATTAACGCTAAAGGTTGTGCTTCTTATTCTCGCAAAGATATTGACGACCTTACCAAATTTGTAGCCGTTTATGGAGCTAAAGGGCTGGCATGGATGGCCATACGGGAAGACGGAATCAAGTCGCCCATCGCGAAGTTTTTCAAGGAGGAACAACTGGTTGCTATCCGGGAGCGCATGGCCGGCGAGCCAGGAGATCTTTTGCTTTTTGTGGCCGACCGGCCGGCGGTAGTAGCTGACGCTTTGGGCCACCTGCGATTGGAATTAGCAAAAAGGCTTCAACTGGTTGATCCAGAAGAGCTGAAGTTTGTATGGGTGATTGATTTTCCCCTGCTGGAATATGACGAAAAAGAAAAACGCTATGTAGCTATCCACCATCCTTTTACCTCCCCGGTGGAGGAAGATGTGGAGAGACTGGAAGCAGAGCCGGAAAAAATTAGAGCTCAAGCTTACGACTTGGTTTTGAATGGAACAGAATTGGGTGGAGGCAGTATAAGGATTCACCGGCGGGATATTCAAGAAAGACTGTTCCGCGTGTTAGGCCTCTCGGAAGAGGAAGTTCATGAGAAATTTGGTTTTATGCTGGAAGCATTTGAGTACGGGACGCCGCCTCACGGGGGCATAGCCTTCGGTCTAGACCGATTGGTTATGCTGATGGCCCGCAAGGAAAGTATTAGGGATGTAATTGCTTTTCCCAAAACTCAAAGTGCTACGGATTTAATGACTCAGGCCCCATCCCCGGTGTCACCGCGACAGCTTAAAGAACTACACATCAAGTTAGATGTAGTAGCAAAAAAATAG
- the hisS gene encoding histidine--tRNA ligase yields the protein MLTTRPRGTNDILPDEAIKWQYLEKIIREICEQYGYEEIRTPIFEHTELFYRGVGETTDIVEKEMYTFTDRSDRSLTLRPEGTAPVVRAFLEHKLYSGPQPTKLYYVGPMFRYGRPQAGRFRQFHQFGIEVFGSRDPAVDAEVIGLAMDFYERLGLRDLELNINSVGCPQCRPRHRLELQGYLKPHAEKLCPTCRNRFERNPLRIFDCKNTGCQELVEQAPTITGSLCNECNEHFQRVKKYLDTIGVQYVVNEKMVRGLDYYTNTAFEIIAKGIGAQSSIGGGGRYDGLVEACGGPSIPGIGFGLGLERILLAMEQQGVQVPKEEEAKVFVAVLGEKAKETGLRLAFKLRKKGVAAEIDYLDRSLKAQMKAADRYGARFTVIIGEQELEQNKAVVRNMITGEQEEAALEAVEELLLKRLN from the coding sequence ATGCTGACGACACGCCCGAGGGGGACCAACGACATACTGCCGGACGAGGCGATTAAGTGGCAATACCTGGAAAAAATCATCCGGGAAATTTGTGAACAGTACGGGTATGAGGAGATTCGTACCCCTATTTTTGAACATACGGAGCTTTTTTACCGGGGAGTAGGGGAAACTACCGACATAGTGGAGAAAGAAATGTACACGTTTACTGACCGAAGTGATCGCAGTCTAACCCTGCGCCCTGAAGGAACGGCTCCGGTAGTTCGGGCTTTTTTGGAGCATAAGCTTTATTCAGGACCTCAACCCACGAAACTCTATTATGTCGGTCCCATGTTTCGCTACGGAAGGCCCCAGGCAGGCCGGTTTCGCCAGTTTCACCAGTTTGGGATTGAGGTTTTCGGTTCGAGAGACCCTGCCGTAGACGCCGAAGTCATTGGGCTAGCCATGGATTTTTACGAGCGGTTGGGCCTGCGGGATCTAGAACTTAACATCAACAGTGTAGGATGTCCCCAATGTCGGCCCCGGCATCGTTTGGAACTGCAGGGTTATCTGAAACCTCACGCGGAAAAGCTATGTCCCACCTGCCGTAACCGCTTTGAAAGAAATCCCCTGCGGATTTTTGATTGCAAAAATACCGGTTGCCAGGAGTTGGTGGAACAGGCTCCTACCATAACTGGTTCTTTATGTAATGAATGTAACGAGCATTTTCAGCGCGTGAAGAAATATCTGGATACGATAGGAGTTCAGTATGTAGTAAATGAAAAGATGGTTAGGGGATTGGATTATTATACCAATACTGCTTTTGAAATTATAGCTAAAGGCATTGGCGCCCAAAGCTCTATAGGCGGTGGGGGACGTTATGACGGGCTGGTAGAGGCTTGTGGCGGTCCCTCGATACCAGGTATTGGTTTTGGCCTGGGACTGGAAAGGATACTTTTAGCTATGGAGCAGCAAGGTGTTCAAGTGCCAAAAGAGGAAGAGGCAAAGGTTTTTGTTGCCGTTCTAGGTGAAAAGGCTAAGGAGACGGGGTTGCGCCTGGCGTTTAAACTACGCAAGAAAGGTGTGGCGGCCGAAATCGATTATTTAGACCGCAGCCTTAAAGCTCAGATGAAAGCGGCCGACCGTTACGGTGCCCGGTTTACCGTTATCATTGGGGAACAGGAACTGGAGCAAAATAAAGCTGTAGTTCGCAATATGATAACCGGAGAACAAGAAGAAGCCGCTTTGGAGGCAGTGGAAGAGCTGCTGTTAAAACGCCTGAATTAA
- the hemZ gene encoding coproporphyrinogen dehydrogenase HemZ, with amino-acid sequence MIIWVKVPRSDYLKTVEDVIRLFFPTVNLRLGEAAFYSSTEEATLRLEVTGRAAVTVRGTFYWKDQATDQVITETLEGDRENELRRLLRLVVRKLLEKVTGKYPGPWGILTGTRPVKIVNRLLDQGLSGKKVVDRLTNQYAVRRDKAELLLEVARRQRLFFLPGREAARTVSVYIGIPFCPTRCLYCSFPAYSLERHKSVVDVYLNALAEEIKAVGRAVKEQGMRVQSIYVGGGTPTSLTESQLERVLLLVEQNFVSGQTLEFTVEGGRPDTLSRKKLELCKRYGVNRISVNPQSMNDKTLEVIGRAHSAEEVKEAVYLVRELDFPVLNMDIIIGLPGETAEDVARTLENISGMKPENLTVHTMAVKRASYLNRQREFYELPDEKEVTKMLAFTKHYAREMGMHPYYLYRQKRILANLENVGYSLPGKESIYNIQMMEERQVILGLGAGAASKYVDWRDYSLVPGYNPKDPVVYASRINELIQQKIDKIRAIGYNVS; translated from the coding sequence GTGATAATATGGGTTAAAGTTCCGCGATCCGACTACCTTAAAACGGTCGAAGATGTAATACGTCTCTTTTTTCCAACGGTTAATCTCCGCTTGGGGGAAGCGGCTTTTTATAGCTCAACGGAAGAAGCAACTCTCCGTCTGGAAGTCACAGGGCGAGCGGCAGTTACCGTTCGCGGCACTTTTTACTGGAAAGACCAGGCGACGGATCAGGTAATAACAGAGACGCTGGAAGGCGACCGGGAAAATGAACTGAGGCGACTACTCCGCCTGGTGGTGCGCAAGCTTCTGGAAAAGGTTACGGGAAAATACCCGGGTCCCTGGGGAATTTTGACGGGGACCCGGCCGGTCAAGATTGTCAACCGGTTGCTGGACCAGGGATTGTCTGGGAAGAAAGTCGTGGACCGGCTTACCAACCAATATGCTGTACGTAGGGATAAGGCAGAACTGCTCCTGGAAGTAGCCCGGAGGCAGCGCCTTTTCTTTTTGCCGGGACGAGAAGCCGCCCGAACTGTTAGTGTGTATATAGGTATACCTTTTTGTCCCACCCGTTGTCTATACTGTTCCTTTCCCGCCTACTCCCTGGAACGACATAAGTCTGTAGTGGATGTTTATCTAAATGCCCTGGCGGAGGAAATTAAAGCGGTAGGACGGGCCGTAAAGGAGCAGGGGATGCGGGTTCAGAGTATTTATGTAGGGGGAGGAACGCCTACCAGTCTTACGGAAAGCCAATTGGAAAGAGTTTTGCTTTTGGTTGAGCAAAACTTTGTCAGCGGTCAGACCCTCGAATTTACGGTGGAAGGAGGACGTCCTGATACTCTCAGTCGAAAAAAGCTGGAGCTTTGTAAAAGATACGGGGTTAATCGCATCAGCGTTAATCCCCAGAGTATGAACGACAAGACCCTGGAAGTCATAGGGCGGGCCCATAGTGCGGAAGAAGTAAAAGAGGCAGTTTACCTGGTGCGGGAGCTGGATTTTCCCGTTCTCAACATGGATATAATAATTGGCCTGCCGGGGGAGACGGCAGAGGATGTTGCTCGTACTTTGGAAAACATATCGGGAATGAAGCCTGAAAACCTTACCGTGCATACTATGGCCGTTAAGCGGGCTTCTTACCTAAACCGTCAGCGGGAGTTTTACGAATTGCCTGATGAAAAAGAAGTTACTAAAATGCTTGCGTTTACCAAGCATTATGCCCGCGAGATGGGTATGCATCCTTACTATCTCTACCGGCAAAAGCGCATTCTGGCCAATCTGGAAAACGTGGGATATTCTTTGCCGGGGAAAGAAAGCATCTACAACATTCAGATGATGGAGGAACGCCAGGTTATCCTAGGGTTGGGAGCCGGAGCGGCTTCCAAATACGTTGACTGGCGTGACTATTCTCTTGTGCCCGGCTACAACCCTAAAGATCCCGTTGTTTATGCCTCCAGAATAAATGAATTGATTCAGCAAAAAATTGACAAAATAAGGGCTATTGGATACAATGTATCATAG
- a CDS encoding MBL fold metallo-hydrolase: MFLKTLVVGAIATNCYIVGCEKTKEAAVIDPGSDAAAILREAEQAGYAIKKIINTHGHVDHIGANKAIKDATGATLLIHRDDAGFLSDAAKNLSTFTGMRITGPKADEIISEGDIIEIGSTVKLEVLHTPGHTPGSICLKGDNFIFTGDTLFAGSVGRTDLPGGSYSTLINSIRDKLLLLDDDFTVYPGHGPSSTIGYERVNNPFLK; the protein is encoded by the coding sequence ATGTTTCTCAAAACTCTGGTTGTAGGGGCTATCGCCACCAATTGCTACATCGTAGGCTGTGAGAAAACTAAAGAAGCAGCCGTAATCGATCCCGGCAGTGACGCCGCTGCTATTTTACGGGAGGCGGAACAGGCAGGTTATGCAATCAAAAAGATAATCAATACCCATGGACATGTCGATCATATTGGAGCCAACAAAGCTATAAAGGATGCCACCGGGGCTACCCTGCTTATCCACCGCGATGACGCTGGATTTCTTTCTGATGCAGCCAAGAATCTTTCGACTTTTACAGGTATGCGGATTACCGGGCCGAAAGCTGATGAGATTATTTCGGAAGGAGATATTATTGAAATTGGTTCTACCGTAAAGCTGGAAGTTTTGCATACTCCGGGCCACACCCCCGGCAGCATATGCCTAAAAGGTGATAATTTTATCTTTACCGGAGATACCCTTTTTGCCGGTTCCGTAGGGAGAACGGATTTACCGGGAGGATCATATTCAACATTGATTAATTCCATTCGAGATAAGCTGCTTCTTCTCGATGATGACTTCACGGTCTACCCCGGACACGGGCCCAGTTCCACCATTGGTTATGAGCGGGTCAACAACCCGTTCCTTAAGTAA
- the dtd gene encoding D-aminoacyl-tRNA deacylase — translation MRAVVQRVTRGRVTVDGRETGAIGCGLLIYLGVGREDREEDVEYLADKIANLRIFPDREGKMNLSLLEVGGEALVVSQFTLYGDCRKGRRPNFTAAASPDEASRLYDLFVEALSARGIKTATGLFQAYMLVESINDGPVTMLLDSKKIF, via the coding sequence TTGCGGGCGGTAGTACAGCGGGTGACCCGGGGAAGGGTAACCGTTGACGGTCGGGAAACAGGAGCTATTGGTTGTGGCCTGCTCATTTATTTAGGGGTAGGACGGGAAGACCGGGAGGAAGATGTTGAGTACCTGGCGGATAAAATAGCCAACTTACGGATTTTTCCTGATCGGGAAGGAAAGATGAACCTTTCCCTGCTGGAGGTAGGGGGGGAAGCGCTGGTGGTATCCCAGTTTACCCTTTACGGGGACTGCCGGAAGGGACGGCGTCCCAATTTTACGGCAGCCGCGTCCCCGGATGAAGCTTCGCGGTTATATGACCTTTTTGTGGAAGCTTTGAGCGCTAGAGGGATAAAAACAGCCACCGGTCTTTTTCAGGCCTATATGCTGGTGGAGAGCATTAACGACGGCCCGGTTACCATGTTATTGGATAGCAAAAAGATTTTTTAA
- a CDS encoding RelA/SpoT family protein gives MDIEGLKAKVLSYNPKADLELIDRAYRYAAEAHKGQKRRSGEEYITHPLEVAGILVELKLDVITIAAGLLHDVVEDTSITLPELEGQFGSEIALLVDGVTKLSRIEFNSKEEQQVENLRKMFLAMAKDIRVILIKLADRLHNMRTLKHQPDEKQKEIAEETLEIFAPLAHRLGIFKIKWELEDLALRFLEPEVYYDLVEKIARKRQEREQYLNKVIEVLREKLSAAGIEADIQGRPKHFYSIYNKMVKQQKELSEIYDLIAVRIIVNTVKECYGALGIIHALWKPIPGRFKDYIAMPKPNMYQSLHTTVIGPEGEPFEIQIRTWDMHRTAEYGIAAHWRYKEGKTEGDKDFEEKLTWLRQLLEWQRDMRDAREFMETLKIDLFSDRVYVFTPKGDVIELPAGSVPVDFAYRIHSDVGHQCVGARVNGRIVPLDYKLKTGDIVEILTSKGSKPSRDWLSLVQTSQAKNKIRQWFRKEKREENLERGRELLEKEAKKQGLEVAETLKNERLLAAAKRFNIFTVDDLYVAVGDGALTAYQVISKIREDMGIARTEEKTTAPAVKSTKGYGKPSHGVRVKGIEDVVVRLSRCCNPLPGDSIVGYVTRGRGVSVHRSDCPNLINHQNQEKERIIEVEWDTEKEEGVYQVQIEAVAIDRPRLAMDIMAAVADTKTIINAVHARATKNKLATVDLKIEIRSLEHLEYVMQKVRKIKDVLEVKRVTPSYSSETRKS, from the coding sequence ATGGATATTGAGGGTCTTAAAGCAAAAGTATTATCGTACAATCCTAAAGCCGATCTAGAGCTTATAGATAGAGCTTACCGGTATGCAGCTGAAGCCCACAAAGGACAGAAGAGACGGTCGGGAGAGGAATATATAACCCACCCGTTGGAAGTAGCCGGTATTCTTGTTGAGCTTAAGCTGGACGTGATAACCATTGCCGCCGGCTTACTACATGATGTCGTAGAAGATACTTCCATCACTCTGCCGGAATTAGAGGGTCAATTTGGTTCCGAGATAGCCCTGCTGGTGGATGGAGTTACTAAACTAAGCCGTATAGAATTTAACTCCAAAGAAGAACAGCAGGTGGAGAATCTTCGGAAAATGTTTTTGGCCATGGCTAAAGACATCCGGGTAATTCTTATTAAGCTGGCGGATCGGTTACACAATATGCGTACTTTGAAACACCAGCCGGACGAAAAGCAAAAAGAAATTGCTGAAGAGACCCTGGAGATTTTTGCTCCTTTGGCTCACCGGTTGGGAATATTCAAGATCAAATGGGAACTGGAAGATCTGGCCCTGAGGTTTTTAGAGCCGGAGGTCTATTACGACCTGGTAGAAAAAATAGCTAGGAAGCGACAGGAGAGGGAACAATATCTTAATAAAGTAATAGAAGTTTTACGCGAAAAGCTGTCTGCGGCTGGCATCGAGGCAGACATTCAAGGTCGTCCTAAGCATTTCTACAGCATCTACAATAAAATGGTTAAACAACAAAAGGAACTCTCGGAAATCTACGATTTAATTGCCGTAAGAATTATCGTAAACACGGTTAAAGAATGCTACGGTGCCCTGGGAATTATCCATGCTTTATGGAAGCCTATTCCCGGTCGCTTTAAAGATTACATTGCCATGCCCAAACCTAACATGTACCAATCCCTGCATACTACGGTTATCGGACCGGAGGGAGAGCCCTTTGAAATTCAGATTCGTACCTGGGATATGCACCGGACGGCCGAATACGGAATCGCTGCTCACTGGCGCTACAAAGAGGGAAAAACGGAAGGGGATAAAGACTTTGAAGAAAAACTCACCTGGTTGCGTCAACTCTTAGAATGGCAGAGAGATATGCGCGATGCCAGGGAGTTTATGGAAACCCTGAAGATAGATTTGTTTTCCGACCGGGTCTATGTATTTACTCCTAAAGGAGATGTGATCGAACTTCCGGCGGGCTCGGTTCCCGTGGATTTTGCCTACCGCATTCATTCTGACGTAGGCCACCAGTGTGTAGGGGCCAGAGTCAACGGGCGCATTGTGCCGCTTGATTATAAGCTGAAAACAGGAGATATAGTAGAGATACTTACTTCCAAAGGCAGTAAGCCCAGCCGGGACTGGCTCTCATTGGTTCAAACTTCCCAGGCCAAAAACAAGATTCGCCAGTGGTTCCGCAAAGAGAAACGCGAGGAAAACCTGGAACGGGGCCGGGAACTTTTAGAGAAAGAAGCTAAAAAGCAGGGCCTGGAAGTAGCTGAAACGCTTAAAAATGAAAGGCTTCTGGCAGCAGCTAAGCGTTTCAATATATTTACCGTCGATGATCTTTATGTAGCCGTCGGAGATGGGGCCCTGACCGCTTATCAGGTAATTTCCAAGATTCGAGAGGATATGGGGATAGCCCGAACGGAGGAGAAGACCACCGCTCCCGCGGTGAAGTCTACGAAGGGCTATGGAAAGCCTTCCCACGGAGTACGGGTGAAGGGAATAGAAGATGTAGTGGTACGTCTGTCCCGTTGCTGTAATCCTTTGCCGGGAGACAGTATTGTAGGATATGTTACGCGGGGCCGGGGTGTTTCTGTTCACAGAAGCGACTGTCCCAACTTGATAAATCACCAAAATCAGGAAAAAGAAAGAATTATCGAAGTAGAATGGGACACGGAAAAAGAGGAAGGTGTATATCAGGTGCAAATCGAAGCGGTAGCCATAGATCGTCCCCGTTTAGCCATGGACATTATGGCTGCTGTAGCCGATACTAAGACCATCATCAACGCCGTACATGCACGGGCAACGAAAAACAAACTGGCTACCGTGGATCTTAAGATTGAGATCAGGAGTTTGGAGCATCTCGAGTATGTTATGCAAAAGGTTAGGAAAATTAAGGACGTACTGGAAGTTAAACGGGTAACTCCTTCGTATTCTTCTGAAACAAGAAAAAGTTGA
- a CDS encoding adenine phosphoribosyltransferase yields MNLKEKIRIIPDFPQPGILFKDVTPLLKDAKAFAYAIDQMASKCSSLEFDLIVGPEARGFVIGAPLAYRLGVGFVPVRKKGKLPAATIQGEYKLEYGFDVLEIHQDAIQPGQKVLVVDDLLATGGTIGATVRLVEKAQGIVSAVVCLIELTYLPGRQNLKEYEVISVIQY; encoded by the coding sequence GTGAATTTAAAAGAGAAAATTCGAATAATTCCAGATTTTCCCCAGCCGGGTATTTTATTTAAAGATGTGACTCCTTTACTCAAGGATGCTAAAGCGTTTGCCTATGCTATTGACCAGATGGCTTCGAAATGTTCTTCTTTGGAGTTTGATTTAATTGTGGGACCGGAAGCCAGAGGCTTTGTTATCGGTGCCCCTCTTGCTTACCGCCTGGGTGTTGGCTTCGTGCCGGTGCGCAAAAAAGGAAAACTGCCTGCTGCTACCATACAGGGGGAGTATAAATTAGAATATGGTTTTGATGTGTTGGAAATTCACCAGGACGCCATTCAGCCGGGGCAGAAGGTATTGGTAGTAGATGATCTATTGGCTACCGGGGGAACAATCGGAGCAACTGTTAGGCTGGTGGAGAAGGCTCAAGGTATTGTTTCCGCTGTAGTTTGCCTTATCGAGTTAACTTATTTGCCCGGTCGGCAAAACCTTAAAGAGTATGAAGTGATTTCCGTAATCCAGTACTGA